A stretch of Geomonas oryzisoli DNA encodes these proteins:
- a CDS encoding 3-deoxy-7-phosphoheptulonate synthase, with product MIKTNNLKVKSITPIIAPTDLRQVFPISEQSSACVTESRAAIAKILRGEDKRLMVVVGPCSIHDTKGALEYAEKLAALAKEVSEELLLIMRVYFEKPRTTVGWKGLINDPGMDGTHLISKGLGIARGLLCKVTEMGLPVATEMLDPITPEYLADLLSWGAIGARTTESQTHREMASGLSFPIGFKNGTDGNLQIAIDAMKAALHPHSFLGINRDGLTSIIQTTGNPDVHMVLRGGNKKPNYAPEDIAKSEEMLTKAGLNPTLMVDCSHGNSEKKFERQTEVLKSVVDQIVAGNRSISGVMIESYLKEGNQPLPKNLADLTYGVSITDSCISWETTEKALREAHQKLKACGGRKLA from the coding sequence ATGATTAAGACCAACAATCTCAAGGTAAAAAGCATCACCCCGATCATTGCACCGACCGATCTGAGGCAGGTTTTCCCGATCTCGGAACAGTCCAGCGCCTGCGTGACCGAAAGCCGCGCCGCCATCGCCAAGATCCTGAGGGGCGAGGACAAGCGACTGATGGTGGTGGTAGGCCCCTGCTCCATTCACGACACCAAGGGCGCCCTGGAGTACGCGGAGAAGCTTGCCGCACTCGCCAAGGAAGTCTCCGAGGAACTCCTCTTGATCATGCGCGTGTATTTCGAGAAGCCGCGCACTACGGTTGGCTGGAAGGGACTCATCAACGATCCCGGCATGGACGGCACCCACCTCATTTCCAAGGGTCTGGGGATCGCCCGCGGGCTTTTATGCAAGGTGACCGAAATGGGGCTCCCGGTAGCGACCGAGATGCTCGACCCCATCACGCCGGAATACCTGGCCGATCTCCTCTCCTGGGGCGCCATCGGTGCAAGGACCACGGAATCCCAGACCCACCGCGAGATGGCCAGCGGCCTCTCCTTCCCGATCGGCTTCAAAAACGGCACCGACGGCAACCTCCAGATCGCCATCGACGCCATGAAGGCCGCGCTGCACCCGCACAGCTTTTTGGGCATCAACCGCGACGGCCTCACCTCCATCATCCAGACCACCGGCAACCCCGACGTACACATGGTGCTGCGCGGCGGCAACAAGAAGCCCAACTACGCGCCGGAGGACATCGCCAAGTCCGAGGAGATGCTCACCAAGGCGGGGCTGAACCCGACCCTGATGGTGGACTGCAGCCACGGCAACTCGGAGAAGAAATTTGAGCGCCAGACCGAGGTGCTGAAAAGCGTGGTCGACCAGATCGTCGCCGGCAACCGCTCCATCTCCGGGGTCATGATCGAGAGTTACCTGAAGGAAGGAAACCAGCCGCTGCCGAAGAACCTCGCCGACCTCACCTACGGCGTCTCCATCACCGACAGCTGCATCAGCTGGGAAACCACTGAGAAGGCCCTGCGCGAGGCGCACCAGAAACTCAAGGCGTGCGGCGGAAGGAAATTAGCCTAA
- a CDS encoding nicotinamidase, which translates to MQRRGALLVVDVQLDFCPGGALPVPEGDQVVPPLNRYLELFNERSVPIFASRDWHPDESRHFRDKGGIWPRHCVQGSSGADFHPGLRLPEGTIVISKGMSSWDNGYSALQGVTENGTPFAMLLRRMELDRLYVGGLATDYCVKESVLEALREGFGVTVLTDAIRGVDVKPGDSDHALGEMVAAGADQATFASVRSALQGAPPAE; encoded by the coding sequence ATGCAACGAAGGGGCGCCCTTCTCGTGGTCGATGTCCAGCTCGACTTCTGCCCGGGCGGCGCGCTGCCGGTCCCGGAGGGGGACCAGGTGGTGCCGCCGCTGAACCGCTACCTGGAACTGTTCAACGAGCGCAGCGTGCCCATCTTCGCATCCCGCGACTGGCACCCGGATGAGAGCAGGCACTTCAGGGACAAGGGGGGGATCTGGCCGCGGCACTGCGTCCAGGGCTCGTCCGGCGCCGACTTTCACCCCGGACTGCGGCTCCCGGAGGGGACCATCGTCATCTCCAAGGGGATGTCCAGCTGGGATAACGGCTACTCCGCACTCCAGGGGGTAACCGAAAACGGGACGCCGTTCGCCATGCTCTTGCGCCGCATGGAACTGGACCGGCTCTACGTCGGGGGACTGGCTACGGATTACTGCGTGAAGGAGTCCGTGCTGGAAGCGCTCAGGGAGGGGTTCGGAGTGACGGTGCTGACCGACGCCATTCGCGGCGTTGACGTGAAGCCGGGAGATTCCGACCACGCATTGGGAGAGATGGTCGCAGCCGGCGCGGACCAGGCGACCTTCGCTTCGGTGCGCAGCGCTTTGCAGGGCGCCCCCCCGGCAGAATAG
- a CDS encoding nicotinate phosphoribosyltransferase, with product MRYSPLITDLYELTMLAGYLDQGMHERPAVFDLFFRHNPFRGGYAVFAGLDTALSYLEGLSFSGEELGYLESLNIFKPTFLSYLSDFRFNGSITAPAEGTVVFGGEPLLTVEGGLAEAQFVETALLNIINFQTLTATKAARIKLAAGDATVLEFGLRRAQGPDGGLSNARAAYIGGVRSTSNVLAGMRYGIPVRGTHAHSWIMAFPDELTAFRCYAKEFPDSCILLIDTYDTLQSGLPNALTVARELKEQGHDLVGVRIDSGDLAYLSRKVRAAFDEAGFPQVKIVASNELDENVIESMRREGSRIDIYGVGTRLATCAGEGGGALGGVYKLVLIDGEPKLKLTSDVAKATLPDRKKVLRAVAPDGSFILDLIALQDEEIHPGTVVFDPANPVQHVRIPENARLIDVRRKVMEDGKRCLSTPDLGSCADLAAEQLQRLPDGCLRLVNPHIYKVSISSGVNTLRLQLMTRIQSKYRS from the coding sequence ATGAGATATTCGCCGTTGATCACCGACCTGTACGAGCTCACCATGTTGGCGGGGTACCTGGACCAGGGCATGCACGAGCGCCCTGCAGTCTTCGACCTGTTCTTTCGACATAACCCGTTCCGTGGCGGCTACGCCGTCTTCGCAGGGCTCGACACGGCCCTTTCCTACCTCGAAGGACTCTCCTTCAGCGGCGAAGAACTTGGCTACCTGGAGAGCCTCAATATCTTCAAACCCACTTTCCTCTCCTACCTCTCCGATTTCCGCTTCAACGGGAGCATAACGGCGCCTGCCGAAGGGACGGTGGTCTTTGGAGGGGAACCGCTCCTCACCGTGGAGGGGGGGCTCGCCGAGGCACAGTTCGTAGAAACCGCTCTTTTGAACATCATCAATTTTCAGACCCTGACCGCCACCAAAGCGGCCCGCATCAAGCTCGCTGCCGGCGACGCCACGGTGCTCGAGTTCGGGCTGCGCCGCGCCCAGGGGCCGGACGGTGGGCTCTCCAACGCCAGGGCCGCCTACATCGGCGGGGTACGCTCCACCAGCAACGTGTTGGCCGGCATGCGCTACGGCATCCCGGTGCGCGGCACCCACGCCCACAGCTGGATCATGGCCTTCCCGGACGAGCTCACCGCCTTCCGCTGCTACGCGAAGGAGTTCCCGGACAGCTGCATCCTGTTGATCGACACCTACGATACCCTGCAAAGCGGCCTCCCCAACGCGCTCACCGTGGCCCGCGAACTGAAGGAGCAGGGGCATGACCTGGTCGGCGTGCGCATCGATTCGGGCGACCTCGCCTACCTCTCCCGCAAGGTCCGCGCCGCCTTCGACGAGGCCGGGTTCCCGCAGGTGAAGATCGTCGCCTCCAACGAGCTGGACGAAAACGTAATCGAGTCGATGCGCCGGGAGGGAAGCAGGATCGACATCTACGGCGTCGGCACCCGGCTGGCCACCTGCGCCGGCGAGGGCGGCGGCGCACTGGGAGGGGTCTACAAGCTGGTGCTCATCGACGGGGAACCAAAGCTCAAACTGACCAGCGACGTGGCCAAGGCAACCCTGCCCGACCGCAAGAAGGTGCTGCGCGCGGTGGCCCCGGACGGCTCGTTCATCCTCGATCTGATCGCGCTGCAGGACGAGGAAATCCATCCCGGCACCGTGGTCTTCGACCCCGCGAACCCCGTGCAGCATGTCCGCATCCCGGAAAACGCGCGCCTTATCGACGTCCGGCGCAAGGTGATGGAGGATGGCAAACGGTGCCTCTCCACGCCGGACCTGGGGAGTTGCGCCGACCTGGCCGCCGAGCAACTGCAGCGTCTCCCCGACGGCTGCCTCAGGCTGGTGAACCCGCACATCTACAAGGTCTCCATCAGCTCCGGCGTCAACACCCTGCGCCTGCAGCTGATGACCCGCATCCAGAGCAAATACCGCAGCTAG
- a CDS encoding tetratricopeptide repeat protein: MKYRAGTCIALLLFTGIATGALIPKPPGIQIEQEEFLEAEDWFQAGVELNSEGNYREATEAFRMSVALAPGNALAWLNLGTSQALTGDYNRAIESLKKSVLLDPSLALAYSNLGEVCFRTDRYAEAAEAYTTLLKLWPGNANALYKLGLSHLLLDETEKAQGEYLTLKIVDPELAEKLHHAIIQGAGN, encoded by the coding sequence ATGAAATACCGGGCGGGTACCTGCATTGCACTGCTTCTGTTCACAGGCATTGCCACCGGGGCGCTGATACCCAAGCCTCCGGGGATCCAGATCGAACAGGAGGAATTCCTGGAAGCCGAGGACTGGTTCCAGGCCGGTGTGGAGTTGAACAGCGAGGGGAACTACCGCGAGGCGACCGAGGCGTTCCGCATGAGCGTAGCCCTTGCTCCCGGTAACGCCCTGGCCTGGCTCAACCTGGGAACCTCGCAGGCCTTGACCGGCGACTACAACCGCGCCATAGAGTCGCTGAAGAAGTCGGTACTGCTCGATCCCTCCCTGGCACTAGCCTATTCCAACCTGGGCGAGGTCTGTTTCAGGACGGACCGCTACGCTGAAGCGGCCGAGGCCTACACGACTTTACTGAAGCTGTGGCCGGGCAATGCCAATGCTCTTTACAAGCTGGGACTGTCACATCTGCTGCTTGATGAGACGGAGAAGGCACAGGGAGAGTACCTGACACTGAAAATAGTAGATCCCGAACTGGCGGAAAAACTTCATCATGCGATAATTCAGGGTGCCGGCAATTGA
- a CDS encoding NAD-dependent epimerase/dehydratase family protein, with the protein MQPLLIVGCGAVGRRVAVLALAQGVEVSTFKRGEAPLAGVRHYTGNLDEPETLRGLPTHGAGVIYLAPPPGGGNEDTRMRNFLSAIAAGDEPAKVVYISTSGVYGGGSEVVTEETEPVPQTARGKRRLHAERLLQAWGRERGVAVVVLRVTAIYAADRLPVTQLTTGQPVLLEEEALPSNRIHADDLSRICLAALERGKDGAVFNVSDGAPSTMTAYFNAAADKLGLPRPRQMTMAEARQVMTPLMISYFSEGRIVDSSKMLKELGITLLYPNLEAGLKG; encoded by the coding sequence ATGCAACCATTACTGATCGTAGGCTGTGGTGCCGTCGGCCGTCGGGTGGCCGTGCTGGCACTGGCGCAGGGGGTGGAGGTTTCCACCTTCAAAAGGGGCGAAGCACCGCTCGCGGGAGTACGGCACTATACGGGGAATCTCGATGAGCCGGAAACCCTGCGCGGGCTTCCCACTCACGGCGCGGGTGTAATCTACCTGGCGCCGCCGCCGGGAGGCGGCAACGAAGACACCAGGATGCGCAACTTCCTGTCCGCCATCGCAGCTGGGGATGAGCCCGCCAAGGTCGTCTATATCAGCACCAGCGGCGTCTACGGCGGCGGAAGCGAGGTGGTCACCGAAGAAACCGAACCGGTCCCGCAGACCGCGCGCGGCAAGAGGCGCCTGCATGCCGAGCGCCTGCTGCAGGCGTGGGGGCGCGAGCGCGGCGTCGCTGTGGTCGTGCTCAGGGTGACCGCCATCTACGCCGCTGACCGCCTGCCGGTCACCCAGCTCACCACCGGTCAGCCGGTGCTCCTGGAGGAGGAAGCCCTCCCCAGCAACCGGATCCACGCCGACGACCTCTCCCGCATCTGCCTGGCCGCCCTGGAGCGGGGTAAGGACGGCGCGGTGTTCAACGTGAGCGACGGCGCTCCGAGCACCATGACCGCGTACTTCAACGCCGCCGCCGACAAGCTGGGACTCCCCAGGCCCAGGCAGATGACCATGGCCGAGGCTCGTCAGGTCATGACCCCGCTCATGATCTCCTACTTCTCCGAGGGGCGCATCGTCGACAGCAGCAAGATGCTGAAGGAGCTCGGCATCACCTTGCTCTATCCAAACCTGGAGGCCGGCCTCAAAGGGTGA
- a CDS encoding Ni/Fe hydrogenase subunit alpha, with the protein MGSVVEIAPLTRLEGHGRVRVYREGCRVERVELQLVDSPRLFEALLLDKSFAEVPEIICRICALCSTVHKVTALLAVEDAFGVEVSEVTALTRDLMLQAGMIQDHALHLYCLVLPDLLGVRGVAELARVAPELLKTGLAVKKAGNDILETAGGRLIHPVNIRLGGLGRSLTSRELTRLKDGLLKVLPAVQEAHRLFSTPFPFPELPVPDFLALQPSDSPLEARLCRMGDGASFPLRDYRHHIEETVVGHSHAKLSRVQGKEATVGALARLNLNPDLEPGAGALFASHKRELVGKDMRGNNVAQAIEMCHATERALHLIDRLTELGPRREEPVAPTVRAATGCAACEAPRGVLIHSYSFDAQGICTTADVITPTALNQGALARDLLALARGMEGEETSRMTTALERLIRCYDPCISCSVHVLPL; encoded by the coding sequence ATGGGCAGCGTCGTTGAGATAGCGCCTCTGACCAGGCTGGAAGGTCACGGCAGGGTGCGGGTCTACCGCGAGGGATGCCGGGTGGAGCGGGTCGAGCTGCAGTTGGTGGACTCGCCCCGCCTCTTCGAAGCGCTGCTCCTGGACAAGAGCTTCGCCGAGGTGCCGGAGATCATCTGCCGCATCTGCGCGCTCTGCTCGACGGTGCACAAGGTGACCGCGCTCCTCGCGGTAGAAGACGCCTTCGGCGTCGAGGTCTCTGAGGTGACCGCCCTCACCCGCGACCTGATGCTGCAGGCCGGGATGATCCAGGACCACGCTCTGCATCTCTACTGCCTGGTGCTGCCCGACCTGCTGGGGGTGCGGGGCGTGGCCGAACTGGCCCGGGTCGCTCCGGAGCTTTTGAAAACGGGTCTGGCCGTCAAGAAGGCCGGTAACGACATACTGGAGACGGCGGGCGGACGTCTCATTCATCCGGTCAACATCCGGCTGGGCGGCCTCGGGCGCAGTCTGACCAGCAGAGAACTTACGCGGCTGAAGGACGGGCTTTTAAAGGTGCTCCCGGCCGTGCAGGAGGCGCATCGGCTCTTCAGCACGCCCTTCCCCTTCCCCGAGCTCCCCGTGCCGGACTTTCTCGCCCTGCAGCCATCGGACTCTCCGCTTGAGGCGCGGCTTTGCCGCATGGGCGACGGCGCCTCCTTCCCGCTGCGGGATTACCGCCACCACATAGAGGAAACGGTCGTTGGGCATTCCCACGCGAAACTCTCACGGGTGCAGGGCAAGGAAGCCACCGTCGGCGCCCTGGCCCGGCTCAACCTGAACCCCGACCTGGAACCCGGGGCCGGCGCCCTGTTCGCCTCCCATAAAAGGGAACTGGTCGGCAAGGACATGCGCGGCAACAACGTGGCCCAGGCGATCGAGATGTGCCACGCCACCGAGCGGGCGCTGCACCTGATCGACCGGCTCACCGAACTGGGTCCGCGGCGGGAGGAACCGGTCGCACCGACGGTGCGCGCGGCGACCGGTTGCGCGGCCTGCGAGGCGCCGCGCGGGGTTCTGATCCATAGTTATTCCTTCGATGCGCAAGGGATCTGCACCACGGCCGACGTGATCACCCCCACGGCGCTGAACCAGGGCGCCCTGGCTCGCGACCTACTGGCACTGGCCCGCGGCATGGAGGGTGAAGAGACCAGCCGCATGACCACGGCCCTGGAGCGCCTCATCCGCTGCTACGATCCCTGCATCTCCTGCTCCGTCCACGTGCTGCCACTCTAG
- a CDS encoding NADH:ubiquinone oxidoreductase, whose amino-acid sequence MKLAIAGLTACSGCQLTLLNCEDELPELLARCELVYFPLAESGNVLEVQFDAALVEGAVSTPKDLELLFKLRNASTHLVAYGTCALFGGVAAMNNGLNTRQELLQSVFGTGGCLPESFAPAPLANFVSVDAAVTGCPPEKHEIVEMVAALAAGTLPPARHYPVCTECRSRENLCLLLEKRQLCLGPVVQGGCNARCPATGIVCEGCRGPVREANVAQELELLLERGFGKDEIERRMSRFKPEWDYGQRR is encoded by the coding sequence ATGAAACTCGCCATTGCCGGGCTCACGGCCTGCTCGGGGTGCCAGCTCACCCTGTTGAACTGCGAGGACGAGCTCCCCGAACTGCTGGCGCGCTGCGAGCTGGTCTACTTCCCTCTCGCCGAAAGCGGCAATGTGCTCGAGGTGCAGTTCGACGCCGCCCTCGTCGAGGGGGCCGTCTCGACGCCGAAGGACCTGGAGCTGTTGTTCAAGCTCAGAAACGCCAGCACGCACCTTGTGGCCTACGGCACCTGCGCGCTCTTTGGCGGCGTCGCCGCTATGAACAACGGGCTCAACACCAGGCAAGAGCTGCTACAGTCGGTGTTCGGCACCGGGGGCTGCCTCCCCGAGAGCTTCGCGCCCGCCCCCCTGGCCAATTTCGTCAGTGTGGACGCGGCGGTGACCGGCTGCCCCCCCGAAAAACACGAGATCGTTGAGATGGTAGCGGCCCTGGCAGCGGGAACGCTCCCACCTGCGCGTCACTACCCGGTATGCACCGAGTGCCGCAGCCGCGAAAATCTCTGTCTGTTGCTGGAGAAGCGGCAGCTCTGCCTGGGGCCCGTGGTGCAGGGCGGCTGCAACGCACGTTGTCCCGCCACCGGCATCGTCTGCGAGGGATGTCGCGGGCCGGTGCGGGAGGCCAACGTGGCCCAGGAGCTGGAGCTGCTCCTGGAGCGGGGGTTCGGCAAGGATGAAATCGAACGCAGGATGAGCCGTTTCAAACCGGAGTGGGATTATGGGCAGCGTCGTTGA
- a CDS encoding FAD/NAD(P)-binding protein, producing the protein MKQAQHTHVPIAARLIERTDLSEDTTLFRIAPEERALAELSSFVPGQFVQLSVPGAGEIPISPADLPAPDGTLELCVRRVGHVTELLHKQRPGAKLGIRGPFGSGFPLREMAGRPVLLLAGGLGIAPLRSLLMHLLRQRNRYGEITLMYGAKQPRLMLFREELTALAAEGGMRLYLTVDFAPETAEGNHSCAIGLLPDLLKGFRFDAATTYAAVCGPPPLYRCLVADLERAGVAAERILLSLERRMRCGVGRCCHCGLGQKLCCVDGPVFRAGELKGIPEAL; encoded by the coding sequence ATGAAACAAGCCCAGCACACGCATGTCCCCATCGCCGCACGCCTGATAGAGCGCACGGACCTGTCGGAAGACACCACCTTGTTCCGCATCGCCCCGGAGGAGCGCGCCCTCGCCGAGCTGTCCTCTTTCGTTCCCGGGCAGTTCGTGCAGCTTTCGGTGCCGGGGGCGGGGGAGATCCCGATCTCACCGGCGGACCTCCCTGCTCCGGACGGGACGCTGGAGCTATGCGTGCGCCGGGTCGGGCACGTCACCGAACTGCTGCACAAGCAGCGGCCAGGCGCGAAACTGGGGATCCGGGGGCCCTTCGGCAGCGGATTCCCTCTGCGGGAGATGGCCGGCCGACCGGTGCTGCTCCTGGCCGGCGGTCTGGGCATCGCGCCGCTGCGTTCCCTGCTCATGCATCTATTGCGGCAACGAAACCGCTACGGAGAGATCACCCTCATGTACGGCGCCAAACAGCCCCGGCTCATGCTGTTCAGGGAGGAGCTGACCGCCCTGGCCGCCGAAGGCGGGATGCGGCTTTACCTCACCGTCGACTTCGCACCGGAGACAGCGGAAGGGAACCACTCCTGCGCGATCGGACTGCTGCCCGACCTCCTGAAGGGGTTCCGCTTCGATGCCGCCACCACCTACGCCGCCGTCTGCGGCCCGCCTCCCCTGTATCGCTGCCTGGTGGCCGACCTCGAGCGCGCGGGAGTCGCCGCGGAACGCATCCTGCTCAGTCTGGAGCGCAGGATGCGCTGCGGGGTGGGACGCTGCTGCCACTGCGGCCTCGGTCAGAAACTTTGCTGCGTGGATGGGCCCGTTTTTCGGGCCGGCGAACTGAAAGGGATACCGGAGGCGCTGTGA
- a CDS encoding 4Fe-4S dicluster domain-containing protein: protein MEKTKTFLKKSRLNQFLETLRIFGELHGPTVSESGVYCFSPLHEPAQLQLDYRRTQIPPKKYLLPFREEILHYASGTYREGHSGAGDLVLFGVHSCDLEGIAYLDRVFLADPADPGYSTRRSHLTLVGTSCEPDDFCFCPEGRESSSCDLFLAASQDGFHLSSHSARGAALLSGAAHLLTKGPPPPRRPSGTCLTPQDPQLRFSENPLWHKFASTCVSCGACSVCCPTCYCFDVREYASLSGGALRIREWDNCLFASHGEVAGANFRPDRLERLRYRFLHKYCGFTPLQGVNSCVGCGRCKEVCPVDIDLRELTAPEPEER from the coding sequence GTGGAGAAGACCAAGACCTTCCTGAAAAAGTCGCGGCTAAATCAGTTCCTGGAGACTCTGCGCATCTTCGGCGAACTGCACGGCCCCACCGTCTCCGAAAGCGGGGTGTACTGTTTCTCGCCGTTGCACGAACCTGCCCAGTTGCAGCTCGACTACCGCCGCACCCAGATCCCCCCCAAGAAATACCTGCTCCCCTTTAGAGAAGAGATCCTCCATTACGCATCCGGCACCTACCGTGAAGGCCATTCCGGTGCGGGTGACCTGGTCCTGTTCGGTGTGCACAGCTGCGACCTGGAAGGCATCGCTTACCTGGATCGCGTTTTCCTGGCCGACCCGGCCGACCCCGGCTATTCGACTCGCAGGTCCCACCTCACCCTCGTTGGAACATCCTGCGAGCCGGACGATTTCTGTTTTTGCCCGGAGGGACGGGAATCATCCTCCTGCGATCTCTTCCTGGCCGCCTCGCAGGACGGCTTCCATCTCTCCAGTCACAGCGCCAGGGGAGCGGCGCTTCTCTCCGGCGCGGCCCATCTGCTCACGAAAGGGCCGCCCCCGCCCCGGCGCCCTTCCGGGACCTGCCTTACGCCACAGGATCCGCAACTGCGTTTTTCCGAGAACCCGCTGTGGCACAAGTTCGCCTCGACCTGCGTTTCTTGCGGGGCCTGTTCGGTCTGCTGTCCCACCTGCTACTGCTTCGACGTGCGCGAGTACGCCTCGCTTTCCGGGGGCGCCCTGCGTATCAGGGAGTGGGACAACTGCCTGTTCGCCAGCCACGGCGAGGTAGCCGGCGCCAATTTCCGTCCGGACCGGCTGGAGCGGCTGCGCTACCGCTTCCTGCACAAGTACTGCGGCTTCACACCGCTGCAGGGAGTCAACTCCTGCGTCGGCTGCGGCCGCTGCAAGGAAGTCTGCCCTGTCGACATCGACCTGCGCGAACTGACCGCACCCGAGCCGGAGGAGCGATGA
- a CDS encoding tyrosine-protein phosphatase, with protein MTSEFTDYHCHLLPALDDGAVDLKESLHMARTLSSFGFATVHCTPHLIRGGYENEPARVIRAVDIMQRRIDEEGIALRLVPGNEHYLDQYLPEFLPGALRVGASRYLLVEVPFRAGPELLHPMVQTFSSHGLAPLIAHPERCAAFDPAAGGGLRAALSLVLGREPELDLGDSEIVALKRLGCRFQGNLGSFAGYYGYEVRERALLFLRHGLYSCLGSDAHRGEHLWDMLVAGYAVVESVVGEQETRDLLRGIHLANGA; from the coding sequence ATGACTTCGGAATTTACCGACTATCATTGTCATCTTTTGCCGGCACTCGATGATGGCGCCGTGGACCTGAAAGAGTCGCTTCATATGGCGCGCACGCTTTCAAGCTTCGGCTTTGCCACCGTGCATTGCACTCCTCACCTCATTCGCGGCGGCTATGAGAATGAACCTGCCCGCGTCATTCGCGCAGTAGACATCATGCAGCGCCGGATCGATGAGGAGGGGATCGCCTTGCGCCTGGTCCCCGGCAACGAACACTACCTGGACCAGTACCTCCCGGAATTCCTGCCGGGAGCCCTGAGGGTGGGCGCTTCGCGCTATCTTCTGGTGGAAGTTCCCTTCCGGGCCGGCCCCGAACTGCTGCATCCCATGGTGCAAACCTTTTCCAGTCACGGCCTTGCCCCGCTGATAGCGCACCCGGAACGCTGCGCTGCATTCGATCCGGCAGCCGGAGGGGGGCTGCGCGCCGCACTGTCCCTCGTGCTCGGCAGGGAGCCCGAGCTCGACCTGGGAGACTCGGAGATCGTGGCGCTCAAACGGCTCGGCTGCCGGTTCCAGGGCAACCTGGGGAGTTTCGCCGGGTACTACGGCTACGAGGTGCGCGAGCGCGCGCTGTTGTTCCTGAGGCACGGATTGTACTCCTGCCTCGGCAGCGACGCCCATCGCGGCGAACATCTTTGGGACATGCTGGTGGCCGGGTACGCCGTGGTCGAGTCGGTAGTGGGCGAACAGGAGACCCGCGACCTGCTGCGCGGCATCCACCTGGCCAACGGCGCCTGA